In one window of Microtus pennsylvanicus isolate mMicPen1 chromosome 2, mMicPen1.hap1, whole genome shotgun sequence DNA:
- the Exd1 gene encoding piRNA biogenesis protein EXD1 isoform X2 → MDPSSDYHFLNHILWRRVKLTLVSGIFEGVLQHVDPNKIVVLKHVKNVETGRSVPGVKMFFGYEILNVELMDEAEQGASGEKASSTSMNAEKAGMEKMKDEDLTVCEPASPLPEAPASSLLSDLKYCPSEEEEVTYTVVDQFQQKFGAAMLHIKKQSVLGVAAEGANVCRHGKLCWLQVIHDCRSLSDCLSHQYGVMLNNVFDTQVADVLQFSMETGGFLPNCISTLQENLIRHLKVAPKYLSFLEERQRCIQENPEVWLTRPLPPPLLKILALETTYLLPLRLVLLDEMMSDLTTLVDGYLNTYREGSADRLAGTEPACMELPEELLQLKDFQKQRREAAAKEYRANAQGLLIRTGLQPKKPGGRAAGKEDQIKGFLFCKTGIDKAPRFLCHESDKDENFLDKECKQTRAKSHNLPPMKEAKASEESENKPAGPEDPRTQRTHSLTPTHESQAHFSLKEEIEQLLMVDNKKAVRSSDEDTLVSPSLPQETWVAPSDPFHLSGEPVGSTLPPCPALEKTDPWISPSPNLF, encoded by the exons ATGGATCCCAGCAGTGACTACCATTTCCTCAACCACATTTTGTGGAGAAGAGTGAAACTCACATTGGTTTCTGGCATCTTCGAGGGCGTGCTCCAGCATGTGGACCCTAACAAGATTGTTGTCCTAAAACACG tgaagaaTGTAGAGACAGGCCGGAGTGTCCCAGGAGTGAAGATGTTTTTTGGGTATGAGATTTTGAATG TGGAACTAATGGATGAAGCAGAACAAGGTGCATCTGGGGAGAAGGCGTCTTCCACTAG CATGAACGCAGAAAAGGCTGgaatggagaaaatgaaagatgaaGACCTAACAGTGTGTGAGCCTGCGTCACCTCTGCCAGAGGCACCAGCCAGCTCTCTGCTCAGCGACCTCAAATACTGCCCATCAG aggaagaggaggtgacaTACACCGTTGTTGATCAATTCCAACAGAAGTTTGGTGCCGCG ATGCTCCACATCAAGAAGCAAAGTGTCCTGGGTGTGGCTGCAGAAGGAGCCAATGTGTGTCGCCATGGGAAACTCTGTTGGCTTCAG GTCATCCATGATTGTCGATCGCTGTCTGATTGCCTGTCTCATCAGTATGGAGTCATGCTGAACAATGTCTTTGACACACAG GTAGCAGATGTCCTTCAGTTTTCCATGGAAACTGGTGGTTTCCTTCCAAACTGTATCAGTACGTTGCAGGAGAATTTAATCAGACACCTTAAAGTTGCCCCCAAATACCTCTCCTTTTTAGAAGAGAGACAAAGATGTATTCAG GAAAATCCAGAAGTATGGCTGACACGACCTCTTCCACCCCCTTTATTGAAAATCTTggccctggaaacaacctacttGCTTCCCCTCCGCTTGGTGCTCTTGGATGAGATGATGTCAGATTTAACCACACTAGTAGATGGGTACCTAAACACCTATCGAGAAGGTTCTGCAGACCGGCTTGCAGGCACCGAG CCTGCGTGTATGGAGCTGCCCGAGGAGCTACTTCAACTCAAGGACTTCCAGAAGCAGCGCCGAGAGGCAGCTGCAAAGGAGTACAGAGCGAATGCGCAGGGCCTCCTCATCAGAACGGGGCTGCAACCCAAGAAGCCAGGGGGTCGCGCAGCAGGGAAAGAGGACCAGATcaaagggtttttattttgtaaaactgGCATAGACAAAGCTCCACGTTTTCTATGTCACGAATCTGATAAGGATGAGAATTTTTTGGATAAAGAATGTAAACAGACCAGAGCAAAGTCTCATAATCTGCCTCCCATGAAGGAGGCCAAAGCCAGCGAGGAGTCCGAAAACAAGCCAGCAGGGCCAGAAGACCCCAGAACCCAGAGAACTCACTCCCTGACTCCCACGCATGAGTCCCAGGcacatttttctttgaaagaggAGATAGAACAGTTGCTAATGGTAGACAATAAGAAAGCTGTAAGAAGCTCAGATGAAGACACTTTGgtgtctccttctcttcctcaggaAACCTGGGTGGCACCAAGTGACCCCTTCCATCTTTCTGGAGAGCCTGTGGGTTCTACACTTCCACCCTGCCCGGCCCTGGAGAAGACAGATCCATGGATAAGTCCATCTCCAAATCTGTTTTAG
- the Exd1 gene encoding piRNA biogenesis protein EXD1 isoform X1 — translation MDPSSDYHFLNHILWRRVKLTLVSGIFEGVLQHVDPNKIVVLKHVKNVETGRSVPGVKMFFGYEILNVELMDEAEQGASGEKASSTSMNAEKAGMEKMKDEDLTVCEPASPLPEAPASSLLSDLKYCPSEEEEVTYTVVDQFQQKFGAAMLHIKKQSVLGVAAEGANVCRHGKLCWLQVATNSRVYLFDIFFLGSRAFNNGLQMILEDKRILKVIHDCRSLSDCLSHQYGVMLNNVFDTQVADVLQFSMETGGFLPNCISTLQENLIRHLKVAPKYLSFLEERQRCIQENPEVWLTRPLPPPLLKILALETTYLLPLRLVLLDEMMSDLTTLVDGYLNTYREGSADRLAGTEPACMELPEELLQLKDFQKQRREAAAKEYRANAQGLLIRTGLQPKKPGGRAAGKEDQIKGFLFCKTGIDKAPRFLCHESDKDENFLDKECKQTRAKSHNLPPMKEAKASEESENKPAGPEDPRTQRTHSLTPTHESQAHFSLKEEIEQLLMVDNKKAVRSSDEDTLVSPSLPQETWVAPSDPFHLSGEPVGSTLPPCPALEKTDPWISPSPNLF, via the exons ATGGATCCCAGCAGTGACTACCATTTCCTCAACCACATTTTGTGGAGAAGAGTGAAACTCACATTGGTTTCTGGCATCTTCGAGGGCGTGCTCCAGCATGTGGACCCTAACAAGATTGTTGTCCTAAAACACG tgaagaaTGTAGAGACAGGCCGGAGTGTCCCAGGAGTGAAGATGTTTTTTGGGTATGAGATTTTGAATG TGGAACTAATGGATGAAGCAGAACAAGGTGCATCTGGGGAGAAGGCGTCTTCCACTAG CATGAACGCAGAAAAGGCTGgaatggagaaaatgaaagatgaaGACCTAACAGTGTGTGAGCCTGCGTCACCTCTGCCAGAGGCACCAGCCAGCTCTCTGCTCAGCGACCTCAAATACTGCCCATCAG aggaagaggaggtgacaTACACCGTTGTTGATCAATTCCAACAGAAGTTTGGTGCCGCG ATGCTCCACATCAAGAAGCAAAGTGTCCTGGGTGTGGCTGCAGAAGGAGCCAATGTGTGTCGCCATGGGAAACTCTGTTGGCTTCAG GTGGCCACAAACAGCCGAGTTTACTtgtttgatattttctttctgggaAGTCGTGCTTTCAACAATGGGCTTCAGATGATCTTAGAAGACAAGAGAATCTTAAAG GTCATCCATGATTGTCGATCGCTGTCTGATTGCCTGTCTCATCAGTATGGAGTCATGCTGAACAATGTCTTTGACACACAG GTAGCAGATGTCCTTCAGTTTTCCATGGAAACTGGTGGTTTCCTTCCAAACTGTATCAGTACGTTGCAGGAGAATTTAATCAGACACCTTAAAGTTGCCCCCAAATACCTCTCCTTTTTAGAAGAGAGACAAAGATGTATTCAG GAAAATCCAGAAGTATGGCTGACACGACCTCTTCCACCCCCTTTATTGAAAATCTTggccctggaaacaacctacttGCTTCCCCTCCGCTTGGTGCTCTTGGATGAGATGATGTCAGATTTAACCACACTAGTAGATGGGTACCTAAACACCTATCGAGAAGGTTCTGCAGACCGGCTTGCAGGCACCGAG CCTGCGTGTATGGAGCTGCCCGAGGAGCTACTTCAACTCAAGGACTTCCAGAAGCAGCGCCGAGAGGCAGCTGCAAAGGAGTACAGAGCGAATGCGCAGGGCCTCCTCATCAGAACGGGGCTGCAACCCAAGAAGCCAGGGGGTCGCGCAGCAGGGAAAGAGGACCAGATcaaagggtttttattttgtaaaactgGCATAGACAAAGCTCCACGTTTTCTATGTCACGAATCTGATAAGGATGAGAATTTTTTGGATAAAGAATGTAAACAGACCAGAGCAAAGTCTCATAATCTGCCTCCCATGAAGGAGGCCAAAGCCAGCGAGGAGTCCGAAAACAAGCCAGCAGGGCCAGAAGACCCCAGAACCCAGAGAACTCACTCCCTGACTCCCACGCATGAGTCCCAGGcacatttttctttgaaagaggAGATAGAACAGTTGCTAATGGTAGACAATAAGAAAGCTGTAAGAAGCTCAGATGAAGACACTTTGgtgtctccttctcttcctcaggaAACCTGGGTGGCACCAAGTGACCCCTTCCATCTTTCTGGAGAGCCTGTGGGTTCTACACTTCCACCCTGCCCGGCCCTGGAGAAGACAGATCCATGGATAAGTCCATCTCCAAATCTGTTTTAG
- the Exd1 gene encoding piRNA biogenesis protein EXD1 isoform X3: MFFGYEILNVELMDEAEQGASGEKASSTSMNAEKAGMEKMKDEDLTVCEPASPLPEAPASSLLSDLKYCPSEEEEVTYTVVDQFQQKFGAAMLHIKKQSVLGVAAEGANVCRHGKLCWLQVATNSRVYLFDIFFLGSRAFNNGLQMILEDKRILKVIHDCRSLSDCLSHQYGVMLNNVFDTQVADVLQFSMETGGFLPNCISTLQENLIRHLKVAPKYLSFLEERQRCIQENPEVWLTRPLPPPLLKILALETTYLLPLRLVLLDEMMSDLTTLVDGYLNTYREGSADRLAGTEPACMELPEELLQLKDFQKQRREAAAKEYRANAQGLLIRTGLQPKKPGGRAAGKEDQIKGFLFCKTGIDKAPRFLCHESDKDENFLDKECKQTRAKSHNLPPMKEAKASEESENKPAGPEDPRTQRTHSLTPTHESQAHFSLKEEIEQLLMVDNKKAVRSSDEDTLVSPSLPQETWVAPSDPFHLSGEPVGSTLPPCPALEKTDPWISPSPNLF; this comes from the exons ATGTTTTTTGGGTATGAGATTTTGAATG TGGAACTAATGGATGAAGCAGAACAAGGTGCATCTGGGGAGAAGGCGTCTTCCACTAG CATGAACGCAGAAAAGGCTGgaatggagaaaatgaaagatgaaGACCTAACAGTGTGTGAGCCTGCGTCACCTCTGCCAGAGGCACCAGCCAGCTCTCTGCTCAGCGACCTCAAATACTGCCCATCAG aggaagaggaggtgacaTACACCGTTGTTGATCAATTCCAACAGAAGTTTGGTGCCGCG ATGCTCCACATCAAGAAGCAAAGTGTCCTGGGTGTGGCTGCAGAAGGAGCCAATGTGTGTCGCCATGGGAAACTCTGTTGGCTTCAG GTGGCCACAAACAGCCGAGTTTACTtgtttgatattttctttctgggaAGTCGTGCTTTCAACAATGGGCTTCAGATGATCTTAGAAGACAAGAGAATCTTAAAG GTCATCCATGATTGTCGATCGCTGTCTGATTGCCTGTCTCATCAGTATGGAGTCATGCTGAACAATGTCTTTGACACACAG GTAGCAGATGTCCTTCAGTTTTCCATGGAAACTGGTGGTTTCCTTCCAAACTGTATCAGTACGTTGCAGGAGAATTTAATCAGACACCTTAAAGTTGCCCCCAAATACCTCTCCTTTTTAGAAGAGAGACAAAGATGTATTCAG GAAAATCCAGAAGTATGGCTGACACGACCTCTTCCACCCCCTTTATTGAAAATCTTggccctggaaacaacctacttGCTTCCCCTCCGCTTGGTGCTCTTGGATGAGATGATGTCAGATTTAACCACACTAGTAGATGGGTACCTAAACACCTATCGAGAAGGTTCTGCAGACCGGCTTGCAGGCACCGAG CCTGCGTGTATGGAGCTGCCCGAGGAGCTACTTCAACTCAAGGACTTCCAGAAGCAGCGCCGAGAGGCAGCTGCAAAGGAGTACAGAGCGAATGCGCAGGGCCTCCTCATCAGAACGGGGCTGCAACCCAAGAAGCCAGGGGGTCGCGCAGCAGGGAAAGAGGACCAGATcaaagggtttttattttgtaaaactgGCATAGACAAAGCTCCACGTTTTCTATGTCACGAATCTGATAAGGATGAGAATTTTTTGGATAAAGAATGTAAACAGACCAGAGCAAAGTCTCATAATCTGCCTCCCATGAAGGAGGCCAAAGCCAGCGAGGAGTCCGAAAACAAGCCAGCAGGGCCAGAAGACCCCAGAACCCAGAGAACTCACTCCCTGACTCCCACGCATGAGTCCCAGGcacatttttctttgaaagaggAGATAGAACAGTTGCTAATGGTAGACAATAAGAAAGCTGTAAGAAGCTCAGATGAAGACACTTTGgtgtctccttctcttcctcaggaAACCTGGGTGGCACCAAGTGACCCCTTCCATCTTTCTGGAGAGCCTGTGGGTTCTACACTTCCACCCTGCCCGGCCCTGGAGAAGACAGATCCATGGATAAGTCCATCTCCAAATCTGTTTTAG